The genomic window TTTAAGTTTCTAGCTTATAAAACTGATGTTTTGGAAAACCTAAGGCAATtattaaaagtgtttttttttctccAAATCAGACAAATAAATGTTTTGAAACTGAATGGATTTACTAGGCTATTTTGGTGGACATTGTAGCCCTCAGAATTTGATCTTAAtatctaggctgggtttgagaGGTTATATGCTCTTGAAATAGATTtggacattttttttctttagtaaAAAAAGAGGAAAGACGACTTTCTTCAAAAATAGGTTTTGGCTACCTTTTTTCAGTTAAATAATATTCGAAGATAAGGTTCTTCAAAACCAATATGATGTTTTTCAGGATTTCTTCAAGTTCTTCAGAAATTTCTCAAGATTCTAAAAAGAGCTTAGAGTATGTAAAATCTTCCCTTTTGAGAACTTTTAGATTTATTAAGTTGTGAATGTGTAGAATGACTTTGAGGTAACCTCCTTTTCTAATGTCTGTTCTTCAATTAAAAGAGTTATTGTGAAATGTAAACTCTATTAAATATTCGTTTACTATTAtcccttaattaatttaatttgtaatcatataaatttttatggtttacctctaaattaatttaaattaattagagaaaaataattatgacatAATATGTGatattatcattttaacttataATGATTTCAACTTAACACGTAACATTTTATAATtgatttcaataattatttttgtcaACGATCATTATCACCATTAATTTTAATCTCACAATCTCGCTTTAAATTTTGGATAACCGTGgctatacataaatattttaaaccctaaaataaaactTTCTAACTCAATCCAAcgttaaataaacaaaaaattgcTATTTCGGCCCACAAAAGAAACCATTTATTGCTATTAGGCCAGGCCGAGCCCATTAATGGGTGCGTATCCAATTTTTTGTGGCTTGTATGCACTTTATCCTTGGGTCAGAGGTGATTGGTGAAGAGCATCGAGCAGAATATCTCCGGCCGCATCCAATCACAGCTTCCAACAATTTAGTATTCGCGACCAAAGAAAAAAGGAATCTGAAAAGTATCTTCCTTCCATTTGCGGCGGCTGGTTTGTTTGTCGCACGAGTCGTCACTGTTTCTGCTTCAAAATCATTTTAGAAACTGATAGTTAGGGTTTTATTTTCACCAGCCATTGTAAGATGTCTCTGTTGCAGCCGTATTTCCAGCAATGCGCCTCCGCAGCCTTCTCAATCTCATTCCCTTCTCACTCTTTCTACGTTTCCGTTTCTAAACGTACCTTCATCTCTTGTTGCTCCTCCCAGTCCCAAACGGCCCTTGTCGACTCCCCAGTCGATTCTAAAATCGCTGAAAGGGATGAGATTCGTCTCGGCTTGCCTAGCAAGGGTCGCATGGCTGCCGACACTCTCGATCTACTCAAGGTGCCACTTTAACTCCCTGCTCTACTTGGTTCaacattaaattatattttatttgtttagaaATTTGATTTTAAGGCTAATTATGTCCATGAGAAGTTATTTTAAAGGTAACTTTTCTAAGTAACAAATGTGTACATAGTTTCAAATAATTATGCTTGAATGTgcgttacattttaatcactttaattgtacttcctttttttgttctttGAAAAATAATGTTCTGAACCATTTCGATCTTCTGTATTCTCTACAAAAGGATTGTCAATTGTCGGTTAAGCAAGTCAATCCGAGGCAGTATGTTGCACAAATACCTCAGGTTTGTGTCATTTTTCGATCTCACGATTTGCATTGTACTTGGCATCTGTATCTCGTTTATGTATGATTGATATTCCATGTTTAATCTGTTCTTTCCCCAGCTTTCCAATTTAGAAGTCTGGTTTCAGCGGCCCAAAGACATTGTCCGCAAATTGTTATCTGGAGATTTAGATCTTGGTATCGTGGGGCTCGATACTGTCAGTGAATATGGACAAGTAAGTTTTGAAGTATAGGATGCCATTTAACCATGGTAATCCTTTGTAGTGCTTTGCCATTGTGAAAATATCACTAGTAACTGAAATATCCAATTCGGTGCAGTGATTATGTAATATGTAGAATTCCAGCCTTGAAATGTCATGTTAACTTTAGAACTAGCTCTTATATGTTATTGTTTGAGTTATCTAGAGTTGAGTTCGGTTGTAATGTGGTTTGTTCTAATACTGCATTTATCCTTGTCTTCATATAAGCAAAAAGAGTTGCCCTTGGAAAAATGAGTGCAGATTAAAGTCTTATTGTTTAAATACATTTACAGGGAAATGAAGATCTTATCATTGTTCATGATGCCCTTGATTATGGAGATTGTCGTTTATCTCTTGCAGTAAGTGTTCTTTGTTACAAGTATTTATTGAGCTCCTGATATCCCTGCTAGTGATGGtttgtattttgttttttcaGATTCCTAAGTATGGGATCTTTGAGAATATCAATTCATTGAGGGAGCTGGCTGAGATGCCCCAGTGGACTGTTGAGAAACCTTTAAGAGTTGCAACTGGCTTCACTTATGTATGATATGTCCTTCACTGATTCATGCTTTTCAGACTTTATTTGTCATACAATCTGTTGCAGTAGCTTATTGACCGAATtctatttgaatttaatttcttttttgccTTTCTGCACAGCTTGGTCCTAAATTTATGAAAGAACATGGATTGAAGCATGTGATATTTTCAACTGCTGATGGAGCTTTAGAGGCAGCTCCTGCGGTAAGAATTAAGTTCTCCCCTAGTACCTGTAATTTAGGGTTTTCTTTCGAAGATTTTTTTTCCTTATCATTTATTAGTTTAAATGCACCTTTCAATGTCTATCcgcctcttctttcttttctgtcTTTCACCTAGTTGATATTTGATTGGACAAATTGTTGTTACTGTATTGAAGGGAGTGACTTTAAAAGGGATCTAGATAAGGAAAAGCAATCTGGAAAACTAGTGATTCTGTTTATTTATGTGATGTTTATAGAAATCATTTCTCTTGTTAATATAGATGGGAATAGCTGATGCGATTTTGGACCTTGTTAGTAGTGGGACTACATTGAGGGAGAACAATTTGAAAGaaattgaaggtggagttgtattAGAAAGCCAGGTAACCATATCTTTGTCTTTTCCTGTTCATTCAATGTTCAAGATAGTGATCTTCTAGTCTGGAGTATGCAATTTGAAAAGGATTTGCTTTTAGAGTACCTTGCCTAATCTCAAGAGTCCATTTTACTCCAGGCTGTTCTAGTTGCAAGCCGGAAAGCGTTAATCCAGCGGAAGGGTGCACTGGACACCACACATGAGATTCTTGAAAGATTTGAGGCCCATTTGAGGGCACTTGGTCAGTTCACGGTGCGAATATTCATGATTCCAGTCTCTTggatttcatttccttttcttcctTGAATTCTTCCTGTTTATATGCTTTCTTATGGCAGGTAACTGCAAATATGAGGGGCGGTAGCGCAGAGGAAGTGGCTGAGCGAGTATTGACCCAGCCATCTTTGGCCGGGTTGCAGGTGAAGTTTGAAAAGATTTTGTTCTCTACATCCATTTTTGGAATGAACTTGGAatcattacaaaatttactttGAATTACTTAAAGGATTTTCTTAATGCTATTGTTAAATCTACAAAGACATctaaaagttattaatatttgcaTTTTCAGGGCCCCACGGTATGTCCAGTTTTCTGTAAGCGTGATGGAAAAGTAACTGCTGACTACTATGCCATAGTCATATGCGTACCTAAGAAAGCTTTATACAAGTCTGTACAACAATTG from Gossypium hirsutum isolate 1008001.06 chromosome D12, Gossypium_hirsutum_v2.1, whole genome shotgun sequence includes these protein-coding regions:
- the LOC107913812 gene encoding ATP phosphoribosyltransferase 2, chloroplastic, whose amino-acid sequence is MSLLQPYFQQCASAAFSISFPSHSFYVSVSKRTFISCCSSQSQTALVDSPVDSKIAERDEIRLGLPSKGRMAADTLDLLKDCQLSVKQVNPRQYVAQIPQLSNLEVWFQRPKDIVRKLLSGDLDLGIVGLDTVSEYGQGNEDLIIVHDALDYGDCRLSLAIPKYGIFENINSLRELAEMPQWTVEKPLRVATGFTYLGPKFMKEHGLKHVIFSTADGALEAAPAMGIADAILDLVSSGTTLRENNLKEIEGGVVLESQAVLVASRKALIQRKGALDTTHEILERFEAHLRALGQFTVTANMRGGSAEEVAERVLTQPSLAGLQGPTVCPVFCKRDGKVTADYYAIVICVPKKALYKSVQQLRAIGGSGVLISPLTYIFDEETPRWRELLSKLGI